The proteins below come from a single Halostagnicola larsenii XH-48 genomic window:
- a CDS encoding rubrerythrin-like domain-containing protein: MKDVTTDPDEESTYECFACGAVTRATSPIECPECGADMRNREIPVE; the protein is encoded by the coding sequence ATGAAAGATGTGACGACAGATCCCGACGAGGAATCGACCTACGAGTGTTTTGCCTGCGGTGCAGTGACCAGAGCAACGTCTCCGATCGAGTGTCCAGAATGCGGTGCTGACATGCGGAATCGGGAGATTCCGGTCGAGTAA